From the genome of Ectobacillus sp. JY-23, one region includes:
- a CDS encoding lasso peptide biosynthesis B2 protein, with product MNFYKKLKTLCSLHPKTCLLLGEAFVYLAWARILKALPFAKVVPLLGEQMNETSTDASHTNLIILQDISDAVHAMSLHTYWESMCLVRAIAAMKMLERRGIESTLYLGTARDENGQMIAHAWLRSGPFYITGAEEMHRFSVVGKFARKLG from the coding sequence ATGAATTTTTATAAGAAGCTAAAGACGCTTTGTTCACTACATCCTAAAACATGTTTATTATTAGGAGAGGCATTTGTTTATCTGGCTTGGGCGCGCATTTTAAAAGCGCTACCGTTTGCAAAAGTAGTGCCATTACTAGGCGAACAAATGAATGAAACATCAACGGATGCCAGTCATACGAACTTGATTATACTGCAAGATATTTCAGATGCCGTACATGCTATGAGTTTGCATACATATTGGGAAAGTATGTGCCTAGTTAGGGCCATCGCGGCAATGAAAATGCTAGAAAGGCGGGGGATTGAGAGTACCTTGTATTTAGGAACGGCGCGAGATGAGAATGGGCAGATGATTGCACATGCCTGGTTGCGAAGTGGGCCGTTTTATATAACCGGAGCAGAGGAAATGCATCGATTTAGTGTAGTAGGGAAATTTGCCCGCAAACTGGGCTAA
- a CDS encoding asparagine synthase-related protein, producing MSAIAGIYQTTNEPVAIDNCKRMMSSLQCYPADQVDVWVQNHIFLGCHAQWITPESRGERLPYYDYRRKLAITADAIIDNRQELFDRIGVSYERRKLMSDSELILLAYEKWGEELPAYLIGDFAFMIWNEKTQELFGARDFSGGRTLYFHHDEKRFSFCTVIEPLFSLPYIEKKLNEQWLAEFLAIVGMVDVADSFITPYLGIQQVPPSHSIKVKNGKVSFSRYCTLERNTSIKFKSNEEYIEAFRDIFQEAVNSRMRTYKEVSAQLSGGLDSGSIVGFAAKGLRAQNKQLHAFSYIPTSDFPDFTPHYLMPNEQEYMKETVQFVGNIKDHYLDFKGRDSYTEIDAFLTAMEMPYKFFENSFWMKGMFEQASIHGAGVLLNGGRGNLSISWGSATDYYALLLKRLRWLRLYRELDQYSKRTGGMRLRRIPYIARQAFPVLERHNAVEAAQPGLIHPEFAHRTRVYEKLQGYGMNSSGWFSMSDPFEQRNSHFKELFHWNASNTISTKLSLQFGVWKRDPSNDLRVIRFCLSIPEEQYVQDGLDRALIRRAAEDILPDKVRLNQHIYGVQGADWVYRMTPHWERFMDEVREMKKDIDLLAFVNPEALRLGLDIAKQGPKAEHAIDFNHKNLMRSVITYRFLKQFS from the coding sequence ATGAGTGCGATAGCGGGCATATATCAAACTACAAATGAACCAGTCGCTATAGATAACTGTAAGAGGATGATGAGTAGTCTTCAATGTTACCCTGCTGATCAAGTAGACGTTTGGGTGCAAAATCATATATTTTTAGGGTGCCATGCGCAGTGGATTACACCTGAATCAAGAGGAGAGCGTTTGCCGTATTATGATTATAGGCGCAAGCTAGCTATTACTGCTGATGCTATTATTGATAATAGACAAGAATTATTTGATCGAATAGGTGTATCTTACGAACGTAGGAAATTGATGTCTGACAGTGAATTAATTTTATTGGCGTACGAAAAGTGGGGTGAAGAATTACCCGCTTATTTAATAGGTGACTTTGCGTTTATGATTTGGAATGAAAAAACGCAAGAGTTGTTTGGAGCAAGAGATTTCTCAGGAGGACGAACATTATATTTTCATCATGACGAAAAACGATTTTCGTTTTGTACCGTCATTGAGCCGTTATTCAGTTTACCTTACATAGAAAAAAAACTAAATGAACAATGGCTCGCTGAATTTTTAGCAATCGTAGGAATGGTAGATGTAGCAGACTCGTTTATTACACCGTATCTTGGAATTCAACAAGTACCACCTTCACATAGCATAAAAGTTAAAAATGGAAAAGTTTCATTCTCTAGGTATTGTACGTTAGAGCGGAACACATCTATTAAATTTAAATCAAATGAAGAATACATAGAAGCATTTAGAGACATATTCCAAGAAGCTGTAAATTCACGAATGCGCACATATAAAGAAGTAAGTGCACAGTTGAGCGGAGGATTGGATTCCGGATCCATTGTTGGATTCGCAGCCAAAGGGTTGCGTGCTCAAAATAAACAGCTACATGCCTTCAGCTATATACCAACAAGTGATTTTCCTGATTTTACACCACATTATTTAATGCCAAACGAACAGGAATACATGAAGGAAACCGTTCAATTTGTGGGTAATATAAAAGATCATTATTTAGACTTTAAGGGAAGAGATTCGTATACCGAAATTGATGCTTTTTTGACTGCGATGGAAATGCCGTATAAGTTCTTTGAGAACTCTTTTTGGATGAAAGGAATGTTTGAACAGGCTAGTATTCATGGTGCAGGTGTATTACTAAATGGTGGTCGAGGCAATCTATCTATATCTTGGGGGTCCGCTACCGATTACTATGCGTTACTTTTAAAGAGATTAAGGTGGCTAAGGTTATATCGAGAGTTAGACCAATACAGTAAGCGTACAGGGGGGATGCGGTTACGAAGAATACCTTACATTGCTCGCCAAGCTTTTCCTGTTCTTGAAAGACACAATGCAGTAGAGGCTGCACAACCTGGTTTAATTCACCCTGAATTCGCCCATCGTACCCGTGTTTATGAGAAGTTGCAAGGATACGGTATGAATTCTTCAGGATGGTTTTCCATGTCAGATCCATTTGAACAGAGAAATTCGCATTTTAAAGAATTGTTTCATTGGAATGCAAGTAACACGATCTCTACTAAACTTTCATTACAATTCGGAGTGTGGAAACGTGATCCGAGTAATGATCTTCGTGTCATACGCTTCTGCCTATCAATTCCAGAAGAGCAATATGTGCAGGATGGATTAGATCGAGCTCTTATTCGTAGAGCGGCAGAAGATATTCTTCCTGATAAAGTACGACTGAATCAACATATATACGGTGTACAGGGAGCTGACTGGGTGTATCGTATGACACCCCATTGGGAGAGATTTATGGATGAGGTAAGAGAAATGAAAAAAGATATAGATCTTTTAGCATTTGTCAATCCAGAAGCACTTCGGTTGGGCTTAGATATTGCAAAACAGGGACCAAAGGCTGAACATGCGATTGACTTTAACCATAAAAATCTGATGCGCAGTGTAATTACTTATCGATTTCTGAAACAGTTTTCTTGA
- a CDS encoding paeninodin family lasso peptide, whose translation MKKVWQQPTLEVLDVNMTMASTVYGPYTDEAYVPGKPVDPNNPGTWKRFTS comes from the coding sequence ATGAAAAAGGTATGGCAACAACCTACACTAGAAGTTTTAGATGTAAACATGACAATGGCTTCTACAGTTTACGGTCCGTATACAGATGAGGCTTATGTACCAGGCAAACCCGTTGATCCAAACAATCCAGGTACATGGAAAAGGTTTACAAGCTGA
- a CDS encoding class I SAM-dependent methyltransferase, with the protein MWFGATIHNLTSLGTETIYSIDKNQDYIEFVRSNYPHVITYCMDAHILPLDSNAVDYVICRVALQYLHIKQVLKEIYRALDKGGKFFWSCSWLKIYIRLSV; encoded by the coding sequence TTGTGGTTCGGTGCTACCATTCATAACTTAACCTCTTTAGGAACGGAAACAATTTACTCTATAGATAAGAACCAAGATTATATAGAGTTTGTTCGCAGTAATTATCCTCATGTTATAACGTATTGTATGGATGCCCATATTTTACCTTTAGATAGTAATGCAGTTGATTATGTTATATGTCGTGTTGCGTTACAATATCTACATATAAAACAAGTTTTAAAAGAGATTTATCGTGCTTTAGATAAAGGTGGTAAGTTTTTTTGGAGTTGTTCATGGCTCAAGATATATATTAGATTATCTGTTTAA
- a CDS encoding helix-turn-helix domain-containing protein — translation MIGKNIRRLREQKGLTLSDLAEQAGVSKSYLSGMERDLKQNPSIHIIEKICDVLDVTLETILETKSMYGNAQQLENEWLELIEELREISVDKEQLLEYKTLMRYIKWKAEKNIDKVHS, via the coding sequence ATGATTGGAAAAAACATTAGAAGACTGCGTGAGCAAAAAGGATTAACTCTTTCAGATTTGGCTGAGCAAGCAGGCGTTTCCAAATCTTATTTAAGCGGAATGGAGAGGGATTTAAAACAAAATCCTTCTATACATATTATTGAGAAGATATGCGATGTACTTGACGTAACATTAGAAACGATATTAGAAACAAAAAGTATGTACGGAAATGCCCAGCAACTTGAAAATGAGTGGTTAGAGTTAATCGAAGAATTGCGTGAAATATCGGTGGATAAAGAACAATTACTTGAATACAAAACATTAATGAGGTATATCAAATGGAAAGCAGAAAAGAATATAGACAAAGTTCACTCTTAG
- a CDS encoding aldolase, translating into MITAQQTFSYKAFGFVITSEIALPELVTANSATPDISVIIEDSKVDSMLIETPYYHFVEHNTVRFYIPDVGSFLVAAGQKIMISPVEDADEGLLRLYVLGTCMGAILMQRRILPLHGSAVVIEGKAYAFIGESGAGKSTLASTLLQRGYQLLSDDVIAISLLGNVPFVTPSYPQQKLWQDSLRSLKMDSKQYTSIYGREDKYSVPVSSYVLDQVPLAGIFELDKIDNEEIHFRAMNTLEGLQLLSSHTYRNFLLPRLGLMEWHFQMSASIVNKIDVYQLHRPTSRFCAEELVAIIINAVKKEYEEV; encoded by the coding sequence ATGATTACAGCTCAACAAACTTTTTCATATAAAGCATTTGGTTTTGTTATTACAAGTGAAATCGCTTTACCAGAACTAGTAACAGCAAATTCTGCTACCCCTGATATTAGTGTTATAATTGAAGATAGTAAGGTAGATTCAATGCTAATTGAAACACCCTATTATCACTTTGTAGAGCATAATACAGTAAGGTTTTACATCCCTGATGTAGGGAGTTTTCTTGTAGCTGCAGGACAGAAGATTATGATTTCCCCTGTTGAAGATGCTGACGAAGGGTTATTGCGTTTATATGTGTTAGGGACATGCATGGGAGCTATCTTAATGCAAAGACGCATATTACCACTTCATGGTAGCGCAGTTGTAATAGAGGGGAAGGCTTACGCTTTTATTGGCGAGTCTGGTGCCGGAAAATCGACGCTTGCCTCTACTTTATTACAGCGAGGATACCAACTTTTAAGTGACGATGTTATCGCTATATCTCTATTAGGAAATGTGCCGTTCGTCACACCTTCATATCCACAACAAAAATTATGGCAAGATAGCTTGCGAAGCTTGAAAATGGATTCTAAGCAATACACATCCATATATGGTCGAGAAGATAAGTATAGTGTACCAGTTTCTTCATATGTTCTAGATCAAGTACCTTTAGCAGGGATTTTTGAATTAGATAAAATAGATAATGAAGAGATACATTTTCGTGCAATGAATACGCTTGAAGGCCTACAGCTTTTATCTAGTCATACGTATCGAAACTTTTTGCTTCCGCGTTTAGGGCTGATGGAATGGCATTTTCAAATGTCTGCGAGTATCGTTAATAAAATTGATGTGTATCAGCTGCATCGCCCAACCTCCCGATTTTGCGCAGAAGAACTTGTAGCTATTATTATAAATGCAGTAAAAAAGGAGTATGAAGAAGTATGA
- a CDS encoding lasso peptide biosynthesis PqqD family chaperone: MNQTLNIQQTVVQVQGNLVSDMGGEKVMLSIENGKYYNLGEMGGVIWDLLVEPICIAELVEKLVREYDVERNICEAHVISFLSMLEQENLVKLVG, from the coding sequence ATGAATCAAACATTGAATATACAGCAAACAGTTGTCCAAGTACAAGGAAATTTAGTAAGTGATATGGGCGGAGAAAAAGTGATGCTCAGCATTGAGAACGGTAAATACTATAATTTGGGGGAAATGGGCGGTGTGATATGGGATTTGCTTGTAGAACCTATTTGTATTGCTGAACTCGTTGAAAAATTAGTAAGAGAATACGATGTTGAACGAAATATTTGTGAAGCACATGTAATCTCATTTCTATCTATGTTAGAGCAAGAGAATTTAGTTAAACTTGTAGGGTAG
- a CDS encoding aminotransferase class I/II-fold pyridoxal phosphate-dependent enzyme has translation MLKEETKRIYLSAPHMSGNEQKYIQEAFETNWIAPLGPNVDKFEKAIAETVGVNGAAAVSSGTAAIHLALQLLGVQQGDTVFCSTLTFVASANPILYMNAEPVFIDSEPDTWNMSPKALSRALQEAKGNGKTPKAVIVVNLYGQSAKMDEIMQLCNQYGVPVIEDAAESLGSYYKGKASGTFGAFGVYSFNGNKIITTSGGGMLISSNREAIEKARFLATQARDEAVHYQHSQIGYNYRMSNILAGIGRAQLEVLDERVEKKRAIFDMYQSALAHIKGVAFMPELEETYSNRWLTVMTVEKEQTGVLASEIIVYLNRENIEARPVWKPLHMQPLFQGCTYYKHEENRSVSETLFHSGICLPSGTGMSYEEQQRVIACLLHVLAIPV, from the coding sequence ATGTTGAAAGAAGAAACAAAAAGAATATATCTATCTGCCCCTCACATGAGCGGAAATGAGCAAAAGTATATTCAAGAAGCATTTGAAACCAATTGGATTGCCCCACTTGGGCCAAATGTTGATAAGTTTGAAAAAGCAATTGCCGAAACGGTGGGAGTAAATGGTGCGGCTGCAGTGAGTTCTGGAACAGCAGCAATCCATTTGGCGTTGCAGCTACTAGGTGTTCAGCAAGGAGACACTGTCTTTTGTTCCACACTTACCTTTGTTGCCAGTGCAAATCCCATTCTATATATGAATGCGGAACCGGTGTTTATTGATTCAGAACCTGATACATGGAATATGTCGCCCAAGGCGCTTTCTCGTGCCTTGCAAGAAGCTAAGGGAAATGGAAAGACGCCTAAGGCTGTCATTGTTGTGAACTTATATGGACAGAGTGCAAAAATGGATGAAATTATGCAGCTATGTAATCAATATGGTGTGCCAGTCATTGAAGATGCCGCAGAGTCATTGGGTTCCTATTATAAGGGAAAGGCGAGCGGTACATTTGGAGCATTTGGTGTCTATTCCTTCAATGGCAATAAGATTATTACGACTTCCGGCGGTGGTATGTTGATCTCCAGTAATAGAGAAGCTATTGAGAAAGCTCGGTTTTTAGCTACACAAGCCAGGGACGAAGCAGTGCACTATCAACATAGTCAAATAGGCTACAATTATCGTATGAGTAACATTCTCGCCGGAATTGGAAGAGCGCAGCTAGAGGTACTGGATGAACGGGTTGAGAAAAAACGTGCTATTTTTGACATGTATCAATCTGCGTTAGCCCATATCAAAGGCGTTGCATTTATGCCGGAACTAGAAGAAACCTACTCCAATCGATGGCTCACAGTAATGACGGTTGAGAAAGAACAAACAGGGGTCTTAGCTTCTGAAATCATTGTATATTTGAATAGAGAGAATATAGAAGCGCGTCCTGTATGGAAGCCTCTGCATATGCAGCCGTTATTTCAAGGATGTACATATTACAAACATGAAGAAAATAGAAGTGTTTCTGAAACTTTGTTTCATTCAGGGATTTGTTTACCATCTGGAACCGGTATGTCATATGAGGAGCAGCAGCGAGTGATTGCATGTCTGTTACATGTGCTTGCGATTCCTGTTTGA
- a CDS encoding sugar transferase, translating into MKRCLDITVAIIGLLLGSIVIGVVALLVRTKLGSPIIFKQERPGLHGKPFYVYKFRTMTDKRDSAGNLLPDAVRLTSFGQFLRKYSLDELPQLYNVLKGDISLVGPRPLLMEYMELYTDRQAHRHDVRPGITGWAQVNGRNAISWEEKFELDVWYVENQSIWLDLKILFLTAKKVVRSEGISQVGHVTTERFTGTKGM; encoded by the coding sequence ATGAAAAGATGTCTAGACATCACCGTTGCAATTATTGGCTTGTTGCTAGGTTCTATTGTCATTGGCGTTGTTGCCTTACTCGTTCGAACAAAGTTAGGTTCCCCAATTATATTTAAACAAGAGCGACCTGGCCTGCACGGTAAACCATTCTATGTTTACAAGTTTCGGACCATGACAGATAAACGAGACAGTGCAGGAAACCTGCTTCCTGATGCTGTAAGGTTAACTTCATTCGGCCAATTCCTCAGGAAATATAGTTTAGATGAACTGCCACAACTCTACAACGTTTTAAAGGGTGACATTAGCTTAGTAGGACCACGACCTTTATTAATGGAGTATATGGAACTTTACACAGACAGGCAAGCTCATCGCCATGACGTTCGTCCTGGTATTACAGGGTGGGCACAAGTGAATGGAAGAAATGCGATATCATGGGAAGAAAAATTCGAACTTGATGTTTGGTATGTCGAGAATCAATCTATCTGGCTAGATCTTAAAATTTTATTTCTTACAGCGAAAAAGGTTGTAAGATCAGAAGGTATTAGCCAGGTTGGACATGTAACAACAGAACGCTTTACAGGAACGAAGGGAATGTGA
- a CDS encoding polysaccharide deacetylase family protein yields MLRGEIEESGNYKLCVERNVEKLLYLLGKTQQKGTFFVLEWIVKQLPLLIKRIHEHGYEIASHGYAHELVYLQKPHIFQ; encoded by the coding sequence TTGTTAAGGGGGGAGATAGAAGAATCGGGAAATTATAAGCTATGCGTAGAAAGAAATGTAGAAAAGCTGCTATACCTATTAGGTAAAACGCAACAGAAAGGTACTTTTTTTGTACTCGAATGGATAGTAAAGCAACTTCCTTTACTCATTAAGCGTATTCATGAACATGGGTATGAAATTGCGTCTCATGGTTATGCGCATGAGCTGGTTTATCTTCAAAAGCCTCATATATTTCAGTAA
- a CDS encoding right-handed parallel beta-helix repeat-containing protein, with translation MANLEDLGNVDLITSSPVNGDVLTYDSAKAKWVAEKPFVSNFGGYQPYIIELDRWNIKNNGTQSASTTKGINDAIIWAKLQGYTHVKLQAGTYSIKLNDTTFSGIVMPSNMHFEMEEGCILQLEANSAPKYRVFDVKGIKHAKISGGTVIGDKKSHIYELGVKFMRGGVNTDGTLNNNPNFIRSEVIDRYVSPGILRAFRLWSIPGIASKNYSFFQYKDIIAATTLVGARTNGQFAPSAPTGRGWFAPIEAANKMIFTIDITSSPLTDAQIAQINAKVDSENYTHEWGQGIEILGSSYIEVEGVNISNCTGDAISTGWLEYKLNPAEYTQEQMGAHVYIHNCELHHCRRQGISLCSANDVYVFNNKIHSIGKADDGVTVDGIAPMFGIDIESMWSESNIPTWRPELNRQGFELNTRIYIYNNYIFNNARGHFVNADGIHVVIENNIFEGSNVGGVSSYQNNWYVKYINNTFIGCEFTIKGDNFVNGAICNKANIKMQDVRGAVVQNCQIQNGVFYGSSVYGYFGTPTVNVATSTFSYSTPHGMGNGAKICFEQWIGKVPAGISVDKLYYTVNITSTSFQVSETLGGTPVSISDAGQAGFNISRFDYGRCYISDVTVERDWRNDNAVAVGFGLLLTGGVIRNINVKNYDIDIKPPANYAGRPITVEGLTVMEGAANIECSNISDCKFIRAKSSRMGGDIALGSTSPQYTRRVQVQGALFQNVGVNFEGNVVTTNSTFLNANIGKSDTAAVAIIAQCYLESTRINLRWLTKEKTVTFANCVFNNITSNVSASTRFIANTTL, from the coding sequence GATAGTGCTAAAGCAAAATGGGTAGCAGAGAAGCCTTTTGTTTCAAATTTTGGTGGCTATCAGCCTTATATCATTGAACTTGATCGTTGGAATATTAAAAATAACGGCACACAGTCTGCTTCAACAACAAAAGGGATTAATGATGCAATTATATGGGCTAAGTTACAAGGATACACACATGTGAAGTTACAGGCAGGGACATACAGTATTAAATTAAACGATACAACATTTTCTGGCATTGTAATGCCAAGTAACATGCATTTTGAAATGGAAGAAGGTTGTATTTTACAGTTAGAGGCCAACTCAGCACCTAAATATCGTGTATTTGATGTAAAAGGAATTAAGCATGCAAAGATTTCTGGCGGGACTGTTATTGGTGATAAAAAGTCACATATATATGAACTTGGTGTAAAGTTTATGCGTGGTGGTGTAAATACAGATGGTACGTTGAATAACAATCCTAACTTCATTCGTAGCGAAGTCATTGATCGGTATGTATCCCCAGGAATTCTTCGTGCATTTCGATTGTGGTCTATTCCAGGAATTGCTTCTAAGAATTATAGTTTTTTTCAATACAAAGATATAATTGCGGCTACAACGCTTGTTGGAGCACGAACAAACGGACAATTTGCTCCTAGTGCCCCAACGGGAAGAGGCTGGTTTGCCCCTATTGAAGCAGCAAATAAAATGATTTTTACAATTGATATTACATCTTCTCCATTAACAGACGCACAAATTGCACAAATCAATGCGAAAGTAGATAGTGAAAATTACACACATGAATGGGGACAAGGTATCGAGATACTAGGATCAAGTTATATTGAGGTTGAAGGAGTCAATATCAGTAATTGTACAGGCGATGCAATCTCAACAGGATGGTTGGAATACAAATTAAATCCTGCAGAATACACGCAAGAGCAGATGGGGGCACATGTATATATTCATAATTGCGAGTTGCATCATTGCCGTCGTCAAGGGATATCACTATGTAGTGCTAATGATGTATATGTATTCAATAATAAGATTCATTCTATCGGTAAAGCTGATGATGGTGTTACTGTTGATGGGATTGCACCAATGTTTGGTATTGATATCGAATCAATGTGGTCAGAAAGTAATATTCCCACTTGGAGACCAGAATTGAATAGACAAGGATTTGAATTAAATACTAGAATTTACATTTATAATAATTATATATTTAATAATGCACGCGGACATTTTGTTAATGCAGATGGTATTCATGTTGTGATTGAAAACAACATATTTGAAGGTTCTAACGTAGGTGGCGTCAGCTCATATCAAAACAACTGGTATGTTAAGTATATTAATAACACATTTATAGGTTGTGAGTTTACGATAAAAGGTGATAATTTCGTAAACGGTGCAATTTGTAATAAAGCAAATATCAAAATGCAGGATGTACGTGGTGCTGTAGTTCAAAATTGCCAAATCCAAAATGGTGTATTTTATGGATCTAGTGTATATGGTTATTTCGGAACGCCTACAGTAAACGTGGCGACAAGCACCTTTAGCTATAGCACACCGCATGGGATGGGAAATGGAGCAAAAATTTGTTTCGAACAGTGGATTGGTAAGGTACCTGCAGGGATTAGTGTGGATAAACTTTATTATACAGTCAACATAACATCTACAAGCTTTCAGGTTTCTGAGACGCTCGGAGGTACACCAGTGAGCATTAGTGATGCTGGTCAAGCGGGATTTAATATTAGCCGTTTTGATTATGGTCGTTGCTATATCTCAGATGTTACTGTGGAAAGAGATTGGAGAAATGATAACGCAGTAGCCGTCGGATTTGGTTTGTTGTTAACGGGTGGGGTTATTAGAAACATTAACGTCAAAAACTACGATATAGATATTAAGCCCCCTGCGAATTATGCAGGACGGCCAATAACAGTAGAAGGTCTTACTGTTATGGAAGGTGCTGCGAATATAGAATGCAGTAATATAAGCGATTGTAAGTTTATAAGAGCTAAATCGAGTCGAATGGGTGGAGATATCGCACTAGGCTCTACAAGTCCACAATACACTAGACGTGTTCAAGTACAAGGTGCCTTGTTTCAAAACGTTGGTGTCAACTTTGAAGGAAATGTTGTCACTACTAACAGCACATTTTTAAATGCTAATATTGGTAAAAGTGATACTGCTGCAGTTGCAATTATTGCACAGTGTTACTTAGAAAGTACTAGAATCAACTTACGTTGGCTGACAAAAGAAAAAACGGTAACTTTTGCGAATTGTGTTTTCAATAATATTACTTCCAATGTTAGCGCGAGTACAAGATTCATTGCCAATACCACATTATAA
- a CDS encoding DUF3473 domain-containing protein, with the protein MRNQFYEFMLPFRRIGPYTIPLGGGGYFRLYPYFIYKRMLCHISQTPFVFYIHPYELDVSQPHYWRTNVMENVRMYYGVRSTYQK; encoded by the coding sequence ATACGGAATCAATTCTATGAATTTATGTTACCCTTTAGAAGGATAGGTCCCTATACTATTCCTTTAGGTGGTGGGGGATATTTTCGATTATATCCGTATTTTATATACAAGCGAATGCTTTGTCATATTAGTCAAACACCTTTTGTCTTTTACATCCATCCGTATGAATTAGATGTGAGTCAGCCACATTATTGGAGAACAAATGTTATGGAGAATGTAAGAATGTACTATGGTGTGCGTAGTACCTATCAAAAGTAG
- a CDS encoding acetyltransferase, with amino-acid sequence MKLVLIGAGGHSKVIRDVAHNAEHTIVACLDDRYKDLYFTSGMYFGPIAAVQAVLLVHPDAKLVIAIGDNGMRKTIMQKLMLPSSSYATIVHQKAVISPSAKIGHGTVIMPGAVINADAVVGEHTIINTRVVIEHDNVVEDFAHISPGAVLAGGVCIKQGVHIGANATVLPNVLVGEWTTIGAGAVVVTNMPSYVIAVGVPATVIKTKMVGGI; translated from the coding sequence ATGAAATTGGTACTAATTGGGGCTGGGGGGCATAGCAAGGTAATTCGAGATGTTGCACATAATGCAGAGCATACGATTGTTGCTTGCCTAGATGATCGTTACAAAGATTTATACTTTACAAGCGGTATGTACTTTGGACCAATTGCAGCTGTTCAAGCAGTACTATTGGTTCATCCAGACGCAAAGCTAGTTATTGCAATTGGAGATAATGGAATGAGAAAAACAATTATGCAAAAGTTAATGCTACCAAGCAGTTCGTACGCAACTATTGTGCATCAAAAAGCTGTAATCAGTCCAAGTGCAAAGATTGGACATGGTACAGTTATTATGCCGGGTGCTGTTATTAATGCGGATGCAGTGGTAGGTGAACATACCATTATTAATACAAGGGTTGTCATTGAACATGACAACGTTGTTGAAGATTTTGCTCATATTTCTCCCGGAGCAGTGCTCGCAGGTGGTGTATGTATTAAACAGGGCGTACATATTGGTGCTAACGCAACGGTTTTACCAAATGTGTTGGTAGGAGAATGGACAACGATTGGTGCTGGCGCTGTTGTAGTGACCAACATGCCTTCTTATGTAATTGCAGTAGGTGTGCCGGCCACTGTTATAAAAACGAAAATGGTTGGGGGTATCTAA